The genome window GCAGACCCTCTCCAGGACATGAGGATCGCTAAGGATGCCATCACAACACTGGGCTATTTTGCAAAGGGAGGCAAGTACCAAAATCAGCCATTCTTCTTAGCCGTTGGGTTTATTAGACCCCATTTGCCATTTATATCCCCAATATCATATTCAAAGCACTATCCCCAAGAAAGCGTAATCCTACCCCAGAACCCCTTACCACCTGTACACATGCCGCCAGTTGCCTGGACGAATATTAACGAGTTAAGCCAGTACGATGATATGGTGGCCCTCCAAGCCTCAGGCGCTATAAACTCCAGTCTGCCGGATAACACCACCCTTGACCTTCGTAAAGCCTACTACAGCGCCGTCAGTTATCTTGACGCAATGGTTGGGAGTGTGCTCGATGAACTGAAACGATTAAACTTGGATAACAATACCATCGTATCACTTATAGGTGATCATGGATATCACTTGGGAGAGCACGGCCTCTGGTGTAAGTTCACCAACTTCGAATTGGCCACGCATGCGCCAATGATAATTCGTATACCGGGATTGACCGATCAAGGAATCGTGACAGAGAGTCTTGTTGAAATGGTGGATTTATTCCCCACACTTGTGGAAGCTTCCGGTCTACCCAAACTGCCAGTATGTCCACCCAATTCAAAGTCGGTCAGAACGTGCACCGAAGGGGAAAGTCTCATGCCACTAGTCTCAAACCCATCAATGAAATGGAAAAACGCCGCGTTTTCTCAATACCCTCGAACTCAGTCTAAGACCAATATTATGGGCTACACCATCAGAACCGACGAACATCGTTATACGGAATGGCCCGAGTTCTCGTATACCACACATACTCCGGATTGGACGAGATTACACGGGAAAGAACTGTATGATCACACAATCGATCCGGATGAGAACGTCAATAGGTCGGCGGATCCCTTGTACGCCAACATTACACGAATTCTGAAGGCAAGACTTCATGCTGGGTGGAGAGATTCGAGTCCTTCCATCAACCCATCAGTTATCGTCGGTTAGAAGAATGATATTACTGTGTGTGCTTAAATGTTAAAATCGTTGGCTTTGCTCGAAAATTcgttgtttttaaagaaaaatatacaatttgttgtgttGGTACCTAAATTCGTGGATTTTCAATATTCAGAAAAAGGGGTGATATAATGGGTTGCAATATGATAAACGGAATTATGATACGCCGAACTAATGTGCTTTGACTTACAGGGCGTTTACACAGCGTAAGTCAAAGCACTGAAATTCTTTGAATCTTTAATTCGTTGATCAGCCTACCGAAGAAACCCACGAAAATAAGCGCCCAACGAAAACTTATTGTTTCACAGTCATGAGTTTGGCTTGATTCACGAATAACACCTCCCAACAGTAGGGTTTACTTATCGGCGAAAATAAAGACTTTGCATTTGTCTTGAATTCACATACCATCCAcaaattttttttacttattataAAATGGAGGGCAGAATTTTGCTTTCCTTCATAAGTGAAAGTGTCTATTCCAATTGTACACCACTCACAAATAATCGGTACgtatatacacttggagacttttctcaCGAAACGTCTATTCAAATcgatatagctcccttatttgtgaatggattttgttgaaatttcaaACAAGCATAATTCAACAAAACCTTATACTTCTTGTAAAACTAATTGGAATTGATCAACTAAAACTATGTCTTGTATTATTCTTAGTCTAAATTTCAACACAATCAGTTCAAAAACAATGGAGCTATATCGATTTGAATAGAGGTTGCGAATAGGTGTTACCTTAGAAGAGTCTCCAAGGGTATGAAATGGTATTCGTATGTATCTGGTTTATAATGAAATCAATCTTAACAAGGTTTTGACCCTGCGACGTATATTTCCAATAACAAAATGTATGCCTTAAGTCGTCCGTCCGACTTTAAGCAAGTTCCTCTCCGGTTTGTAAATTTGAACCACACAAAGTAATTTCAAGCTGTATGGCAGAAATACTATTCGTACTCAAAAAATGCagagactttataaataaataaatatatatatatatatatatatatatatatatatatatatatatattccccgattgcataaaaaaatattcacCTCAAGCATGGAACCTAGCTTGGGGCACAGATTCGGTACGTAAGGGAAGGGGATAGTCCGGGTCCCTTTCCGGAATTTGTTTAAGTTAAGTATATGAAATGGTAGCTTCTGAAGcttatttttttaagtgtctaTCGATggttattttgatgtaaatatataaaagattgCAAGCGCATGAAAAATGTAAAAGGATGTTCACTACATAGTCATTTTCATCATATATGAAATCCGCAAAAACAAACGCTGATTACGTATagctttttacaaaataatcaaTCTAAATGTGACAATCGAATGATTGTATAAAATGAGGACTTGCTGCTTCGGTGACAATGTTTATAAAAGGAAGTACCATAAAACTATTCTTAACACATAGATCTGAGAAAATAACATTCCGGACCAGTATGT of Dreissena polymorpha isolate Duluth1 chromosome 15, UMN_Dpol_1.0, whole genome shotgun sequence contains these proteins:
- the LOC127860910 gene encoding iduronate 2-sulfatase-like, which translates into the protein MGKIFHSPNVSGHDDPISWSLPYHRENPGKLEGHERSWKFVPDNDTIADPLQDMRIAKDAITTLGYFAKGGKYQNQPFFLAVGFIRPHLPFISPISYSKHYPQESVILPQNPLPPVHMPPVAWTNINELSQYDDMVALQASGAINSSLPDNTTLDLRKAYYSAVSYLDAMVGSVLDELKRLNLDNNTIVSLIGDHGYHLGEHGLWCKFTNFELATHAPMIIRIPGLTDQGIVTESLVEMVDLFPTLVEASGLPKLPVCPPNSKSVRTCTEGESLMPLVSNPSMKWKNAAFSQYPRTQSKTNIMGYTIRTDEHRYTEWPEFSYTTHTPDWTRLHGKELYDHTIDPDENVNRSADPLYANITRILKARLHAGWRDSSPSINPSVIVDDGRTSKTQVMEPKRITPLTTLQTENVPTSIMEGTPRRGRLFHLKQEECKSTENTPNGSIRHVDASFKCEDKISPMLAKLRMTPDLT